One window of the Chryseotalea sp. WA131a genome contains the following:
- a CDS encoding glutamate--cysteine ligase has translation MTQPTRIHLFQGYGIELEYMLVDKETLAIKSIADEVLKHELGSYGSDFENGMVTWSNELVLHVIELKSTRPENNFNALENAFVDDVRRINAILYKWNAMLMPTAAHPFMNPLTDTKLWPHDSNEVYDLYDKIFNTKGHGWSNLQSTHLNLPFYDDEEFAKLHAAVRLILPILPALCASSPILDGRLTGTLDTRLSYYKTNQSKIPSITGRVIPEAIFSKRNYLNQVYEKIKTDIAPYDTKNILNPIWVNSRGAIPRFDRGSIEIRLMDIQECPTADMAIIELVIETLTALTNNKFIDFEEQMKYKTEGLVQVYARVLTTGLFTEIDAPEYLKVFGLTATCTVRELWQIIIDKLVAAGNTALEKWKPELSVILKEGSLSERIIKALDNDHSPKAIAKTYRQLSGCLAQNKMFIP, from the coding sequence ATGACCCAGCCCACACGCATCCATTTGTTTCAAGGTTACGGAATTGAGCTAGAATACATGCTGGTCGATAAAGAAACATTGGCCATCAAGTCCATTGCTGATGAAGTGTTGAAACACGAGCTCGGAAGTTACGGAAGTGACTTTGAGAATGGTATGGTAACTTGGTCGAACGAGTTGGTGCTGCACGTGATTGAATTAAAATCAACTCGGCCAGAAAATAATTTCAATGCGCTAGAAAATGCTTTCGTGGATGATGTGCGGAGGATTAATGCCATCTTGTATAAATGGAATGCCATGCTCATGCCCACGGCTGCGCATCCGTTTATGAATCCGCTCACCGATACCAAACTATGGCCGCACGATAGCAACGAAGTATATGATCTGTACGATAAAATTTTTAACACCAAAGGCCACGGTTGGTCGAACTTGCAAAGCACTCATTTGAATTTGCCTTTTTATGACGATGAAGAGTTTGCCAAACTTCATGCTGCTGTACGTTTAATCTTACCCATTCTGCCTGCACTTTGTGCTAGCTCTCCTATTTTAGACGGAAGATTAACGGGCACGTTAGATACTAGGCTCAGCTATTATAAAACAAACCAATCCAAAATACCATCCATCACAGGTCGCGTCATTCCAGAAGCTATTTTTTCTAAACGAAATTATTTGAACCAAGTGTATGAAAAAATCAAAACCGACATTGCCCCTTACGACACAAAAAATATTTTAAATCCAATTTGGGTGAATTCGCGCGGAGCCATTCCTCGGTTTGATAGAGGCTCGATTGAAATACGGTTGATGGACATTCAAGAATGCCCAACGGCCGACATGGCAATAATTGAATTGGTCATTGAAACCTTAACGGCATTGACCAACAATAAATTCATTGACTTTGAAGAGCAAATGAAATACAAAACAGAAGGCTTGGTGCAGGTATATGCAAGAGTATTGACCACTGGGCTTTTTACAGAGATTGACGCCCCCGAGTACTTAAAGGTTTTTGGTCTTACAGCAACTTGCACCGTACGCGAACTTTGGCAAATAATTATTGATAAACTTGTTGCTGCGGGTAACACGGCATTGGAAAAATGGAAGCCAGAACTCTCCGTCATCCTCAAAGAAGGTTCACTTTCTGAACGCATCATCAAAGCACTCGACAACGATCACTCGCCCAAAGCGATTGCTAAAACTTATCGCCAATTGAGCGGTTGCTTGGCGCAGAATAAGATGTTTATACCGTAA